A single genomic interval of Spirosoma linguale DSM 74 harbors:
- a CDS encoding Catalase (PFAM: manganese containing catalase~KEGG: smd:Smed_3979 catalase) encodes MFYHDKKLQFKVRVDKPNPQFARALQQAIGGIEGEIRVCLQYLFQSWNSRGPQRYRDMLLDTGTEEIAHIEMLATAVSLNLEGASSGVIESIVGGDTLMEKIVGGGDPRHFLSGGLGAMAADANGVPFNGSWVVSSGNIAADMYANVMAEATGRTLATRLYELTDDAGMKDMLAFLIARDTMHQQQWLAVLEELGNGDIRNVLPIPNSFPQSQEHQEFSYAFVNTNIDPDEPSAGLNRRWTQGPSLDGRSEFREMKAQPIGGEPKLAPPIPEGHAQVEQIEKANSKS; translated from the coding sequence TGCACGGGCCTTACAGCAGGCCATTGGCGGCATCGAAGGCGAAATCCGGGTATGCCTGCAATACTTGTTTCAGTCCTGGAATTCACGTGGTCCCCAGCGTTACCGGGACATGCTGCTGGATACCGGCACCGAAGAAATAGCCCACATCGAAATGCTGGCTACGGCGGTGTCGCTCAACCTGGAAGGAGCATCGAGCGGGGTGATCGAAAGCATCGTTGGTGGCGATACGCTGATGGAAAAAATTGTGGGCGGTGGCGATCCCCGTCATTTCTTGTCGGGTGGACTGGGTGCCATGGCGGCCGATGCCAACGGCGTACCCTTCAACGGGTCGTGGGTAGTAAGCTCGGGCAACATTGCCGCCGATATGTACGCTAACGTTATGGCGGAGGCCACCGGCCGTACATTGGCCACGCGCCTGTATGAACTGACCGACGATGCGGGTATGAAAGACATGCTGGCGTTCCTGATTGCCCGCGACACCATGCACCAGCAGCAATGGCTGGCCGTTCTGGAAGAGTTGGGCAACGGCGACATCCGCAATGTGCTGCCCATCCCGAACAGCTTCCCGCAGAGCCAGGAGCATCAGGAGTTCAGCTACGCGTTTGTTAACACGAATATCGACCCGGATGAGCCTTCGGCGGGCCTGAACCGTCGCTGGACGCAGGGCCCTTCGCTCGACGGCCGCAGCGAGTTCCGCGAAATGAAAGCCCAGCCCATTGGTGGTGAGCCCAAGTTAGCGCCCCCCATCCCCGAAGGCCACGCGCAGGTAGAGCAGATCGAAAAAGCCAACTCGAAAAGCTAG